A region of Paenibacillus sp. JNUCC-31 DNA encodes the following proteins:
- a CDS encoding glycoside hydrolase family 28 protein, producing the protein MNTYYSPLRKGQGIESDVQGYEVTLPDIPAREFQITDFGAVGDGVTDNTEMFRLAIATCAEAGGGRVVIPAGIWLTGPIVLRSRIELHVQTGALVTFSRNFDQYPLIASSFEGWQAVRCQSPIDGEHLEDIAITGEGTWDGGGEAWRPVKRSKMTSSQWNQLVSSGGVVEQADGDDAIWWPSTSALEGGTIVSRLHSEQVRDVAAYEGARDFLRPNMVSLRQCKRVLLDGPTFQNSPAWNLHPWASEHVTIRNVSVRNPWFSQNGDGLDIDSCRHVAVENSVFDVGDDAICLKSGKDSEGRELGLPSEYITIRNCTVYHGHGGFVIGSEMSGGVRHVRVSDCTFIGTDIGLRFKSARGRGGVVEDIQVERIYMKDIIMEAISFSFFYANQEGSARGSDLSQEISEETPVFRDIRISDVVCAGAETALLVSGLPEMPLDGLVIEGYKVNARKGVQCAHAKHLRIAELHANITEGSLIHLHQCKGAEVEAIEGAGPDGRLLTVTGHESAGIVCREGDADEEGRQISVGPEVRSGVIIRR; encoded by the coding sequence ATGAATACATATTACTCCCCACTCCGTAAAGGTCAAGGTATTGAATCCGATGTGCAAGGTTATGAGGTCACTTTACCGGATATTCCGGCCCGGGAATTTCAGATTACGGATTTTGGAGCTGTAGGGGACGGTGTTACAGATAATACCGAGATGTTTCGTCTGGCCATAGCGACTTGCGCAGAAGCCGGCGGCGGTCGGGTTGTTATCCCTGCGGGGATCTGGCTGACGGGTCCGATTGTCCTCCGAAGTCGAATTGAACTTCATGTTCAGACAGGTGCTCTGGTTACGTTCAGTCGTAATTTTGATCAGTATCCCCTGATTGCTTCCAGCTTCGAAGGTTGGCAGGCCGTGCGGTGTCAGTCACCCATTGATGGTGAACACCTGGAGGATATTGCGATTACGGGCGAAGGCACTTGGGATGGTGGTGGCGAGGCCTGGCGCCCGGTGAAGCGTTCCAAGATGACTTCTTCGCAGTGGAACCAGTTGGTTTCATCCGGTGGTGTGGTAGAGCAGGCGGATGGAGATGATGCGATCTGGTGGCCTTCGACTTCGGCCCTTGAAGGTGGCACGATTGTGAGTCGTCTGCATTCGGAGCAAGTGCGTGATGTGGCAGCATACGAGGGAGCCAGAGACTTTTTGCGTCCTAACATGGTTAGCTTGCGTCAATGTAAACGGGTGCTGCTGGACGGCCCAACGTTCCAGAACTCACCTGCATGGAATCTGCATCCATGGGCATCGGAGCATGTCACGATTCGTAATGTGAGTGTGAGGAATCCGTGGTTCTCCCAGAATGGGGATGGACTGGACATTGACTCCTGCAGACATGTTGCGGTGGAAAACAGTGTATTCGATGTGGGTGATGATGCCATCTGTCTGAAATCCGGCAAAGATTCGGAGGGGCGGGAACTCGGTCTGCCATCCGAATACATCACCATTCGGAACTGCACGGTGTATCACGGTCATGGGGGTTTTGTCATTGGCAGTGAAATGTCCGGCGGCGTGCGGCATGTGCGGGTCTCGGATTGTACGTTTATCGGAACGGATATTGGGCTCCGCTTTAAAAGCGCGCGTGGGCGCGGCGGGGTGGTTGAAGATATTCAGGTGGAGCGCATCTATATGAAAGATATCATTATGGAAGCCATCTCGTTTTCCTTTTTCTATGCGAATCAGGAAGGCTCGGCTCGCGGCAGCGATCTGTCCCAGGAAATTAGCGAAGAGACCCCGGTGTTTCGGGATATCCGAATCTCGGATGTCGTCTGTGCGGGGGCGGAGACGGCGCTGTTGGTGAGCGGGCTGCCGGAAATGCCTTTGGACGGTCTGGTGATTGAAGGGTACAAAGTAAATGCACGAAAAGGAGTGCAGTGCGCGCATGCGAAACATCTGCGGATTGCCGAACTGCACGCGAATATTACTGAAGGTTCACTGATTCATCTGCACCAGTGCAAAGGGGCAGAAGTGGAAGCTATTGAGGGGGCAGGCCCGGATGGACGGCTTCTGACGGTGACTGGACATGAATCAGCAGGTATTGTTTGCCGGGAGGGTGATGCTGATGAAGAGGGGCGACAGATCTCCGTCGGTCCTGAAGTACGAAGTGGTGTAATCATTCGCAGGTAA
- a CDS encoding AraC family transcriptional regulator, producing the protein MSVIEDRIGPKYRIGESSFTIEYMSRHDGNAMPQPHAHPFYELYYLLEGERVYSMNGQLLTACKGDLILINPHDIHTTSKGTTPGFERILIGFSPAFATGMELGLCGLLPFACSRMLHFTEADQPEMERMLWQMLQECKERKPHYEIAVRSLLAQVLINIHRVEENTRQSSPGPIHPMQDKISEIAAYVNNHYSDPLTLEEAAARFYISPSYLSRMFSRFTGFRFSEYLRVVRVREAQRRLLSTQERVQLIAEKVGFEHTAHFNKTFKQVTGTTPLRYRKEQGVHS; encoded by the coding sequence ATGAGTGTTATAGAGGATCGGATTGGACCCAAATATCGGATTGGCGAGAGTTCATTCACCATTGAATATATGAGCAGACATGATGGAAACGCCATGCCACAGCCTCACGCCCATCCTTTTTACGAGCTGTATTATCTCCTTGAAGGAGAACGCGTTTATTCCATGAATGGCCAGCTTCTTACCGCCTGCAAAGGCGATCTGATCCTGATCAATCCCCATGATATACATACCACGTCCAAAGGAACCACGCCCGGCTTCGAGCGGATTCTGATTGGGTTCTCACCTGCTTTTGCCACCGGGATGGAGCTCGGCCTATGCGGTCTGCTGCCCTTTGCTTGTTCAAGGATGCTGCATTTCACCGAAGCGGACCAGCCCGAAATGGAACGAATGCTGTGGCAAATGCTGCAAGAGTGCAAGGAACGCAAGCCTCATTATGAAATCGCAGTTAGAAGCCTGCTTGCCCAGGTCCTGATTAACATCCACCGGGTTGAAGAGAATACCCGTCAGTCCTCTCCGGGTCCGATTCATCCGATGCAGGATAAGATCAGTGAAATCGCTGCATATGTGAATAATCATTATAGTGACCCCCTTACGTTAGAAGAGGCTGCAGCGCGCTTTTACATCAGCCCATCGTATTTGAGCCGGATGTTCAGCCGTTTTACCGGATTCCGGTTTAGCGAATATTTGCGTGTTGTACGGGTTCGTGAAGCACAGAGACGTTTACTTTCGACTCAGGAGCGGGTGCAATTGATTGCGGAAAAGGTAGGATTCGAGCACACGGCTCATTTTAATAAAACGTTTAAACAGGTGACCGGAACGACACCGCTCCGGTATCGCAAAGAACAAGGTGTTCACTCCTAG
- a CDS encoding cupin domain-containing protein — protein MTTHELSPLVAALNMQPHVEGGWYKEEWKASYQIPQSVLPDTYSGPRFSASSTYFLLHSHEVSEWHTVLSDELWLWHSGSPVELKLGGNGENPENEEVLVLGMDIEAGQSPQVLVPAGVWQTARPLGDEPVLVTCVVAPGFHFDDFKLVSKG, from the coding sequence ATGACGACACATGAATTATCGCCATTGGTTGCTGCACTGAATATGCAGCCCCACGTTGAAGGCGGTTGGTATAAGGAAGAATGGAAGGCATCGTATCAAATTCCACAATCCGTACTGCCGGATACATACTCGGGCCCTCGATTCTCGGCAAGTTCGACGTATTTCCTGCTGCACTCGCATGAAGTCTCGGAATGGCATACCGTTTTGTCCGATGAGCTCTGGTTGTGGCATAGCGGCAGTCCGGTTGAATTGAAATTGGGCGGCAACGGGGAAAACCCGGAAAATGAAGAAGTGCTCGTATTGGGTATGGATATCGAAGCGGGGCAATCACCGCAGGTGCTCGTTCCAGCCGGCGTATGGCAAACGGCACGTCCATTGGGTGATGAGCCTGTGCTGGTAACGTGCGTTGTAGCGCCAGGCTTCCATTTTGATGATTTCAAACTGGTTTCCAAGGGCTAA
- a CDS encoding aldo/keto reductase, whose product MKHVQDTTTLYNGVKMPWLGFGVFKVKDGEEVVEAVKTAIQAGYRSIDTAKAYNNETGVAQGIRESGIAREDLFITTKVWNGDQGYESTLAAFEASMERLELEYLDLYLIHWPVKGKYKDTWRALEKLHKEGRIRAIGVSNFQIHHLEDLMTDATIKPAVNQVELHPLLIQTELREYCSKHQIQIEAWSPLGQGHLLEHPLLQDIAAKYGKSPAQVILRWDLQNGIVTIPKSVTPQRIRDNADLYDFELTTEEVEHINQLNENKRFGSDPDNFNF is encoded by the coding sequence ATGAAACACGTGCAGGACACAACGACACTCTACAATGGAGTCAAAATGCCTTGGCTGGGTTTTGGCGTATTTAAGGTTAAGGACGGAGAAGAAGTGGTTGAAGCCGTCAAAACGGCGATTCAGGCCGGTTACCGCAGCATCGATACGGCCAAAGCGTATAACAACGAAACGGGTGTAGCCCAGGGTATTCGTGAATCCGGAATCGCCCGCGAGGATCTGTTCATTACCACCAAGGTATGGAACGGGGATCAAGGTTACGAATCCACTTTGGCAGCCTTCGAAGCCAGTATGGAACGACTCGAACTGGAATATCTGGATCTCTACCTCATTCACTGGCCTGTCAAAGGAAAGTATAAAGATACCTGGAGAGCACTGGAGAAGCTGCACAAGGAAGGACGCATCCGTGCGATTGGTGTAAGCAACTTCCAGATTCATCACTTGGAAGACCTGATGACCGATGCCACCATTAAACCTGCTGTGAATCAGGTGGAACTCCACCCGCTCCTGATTCAAACGGAACTTCGGGAGTATTGCAGCAAACATCAGATTCAGATTGAAGCCTGGTCTCCACTTGGTCAGGGACATCTCCTGGAACATCCGCTGCTTCAGGACATTGCTGCCAAGTACGGCAAGTCACCTGCACAGGTTATCCTGCGTTGGGATCTGCAAAATGGCATTGTGACCATACCGAAATCCGTTACACCACAGCGCATTCGCGATAATGCAGACCTCTATGACTTTGAGTTGACAACGGAAGAAGTCGAGCACATTAATCAACTGAACGAGAACAAACGCTTCGGTTCTGATCCGGATAACTTTAACTTTTAA
- a CDS encoding DUF445 domain-containing protein: MAKPKQTKKAAAWSLVVMGAGFAASLPFQGGIVGKMLVGSFEAGLVGGLADWFAVTALFRHPLGIPIPHTALLPKNRDKMTEGLVSAVENNLLNKDSITEKIAGFKAAETVLDTLTRELHSDGIKTMIDTLCKRILAGLPLEQIAPLVAGEIKSQAGTFDLGPILERASIQMSERGHDAKALDYALKQAEEWLVKPETIMFLGESGLKAISGIQMNGLMQFAMNAFMGYLNEERMGGILQGYLFDRVEDMKREGSALRYKVLDLLRTQAIRLAMSESVQDGVNGWKNSMLDGWNAEETVLNKLVELREKALAAMEDGQYVDTYALPAIERVLSDLRSDEALLAGLNAKIVEGVTTLLEKNHSKIGNLVRENVGKMDNASLVSLIEDKVGQDLQWIRINGAVTGFIIGIALTALRMVLE; this comes from the coding sequence ATGGCTAAACCGAAACAAACCAAAAAAGCAGCAGCGTGGTCTCTCGTTGTTATGGGAGCCGGATTTGCCGCCTCATTGCCGTTTCAGGGCGGTATTGTAGGAAAAATGCTGGTAGGCTCATTTGAGGCGGGGTTGGTAGGCGGACTTGCGGACTGGTTCGCTGTAACAGCGTTGTTCCGTCATCCGCTGGGTATTCCGATTCCACATACGGCACTGTTGCCGAAGAATCGGGATAAGATGACCGAAGGTCTGGTCTCTGCGGTGGAAAATAACTTGCTGAACAAGGATAGCATCACCGAGAAAATCGCAGGCTTTAAAGCGGCGGAGACGGTACTGGATACGTTAACACGTGAACTCCATAGCGATGGAATCAAAACCATGATTGATACGCTCTGCAAACGTATCCTTGCCGGTCTTCCGCTGGAGCAGATTGCGCCACTGGTGGCGGGTGAGATCAAATCACAGGCAGGAACCTTTGATCTGGGTCCGATTCTGGAACGGGCTTCGATCCAGATGAGTGAGCGTGGACATGATGCCAAAGCGCTGGACTACGCTTTGAAGCAGGCAGAGGAGTGGCTGGTGAAGCCGGAGACCATTATGTTTTTGGGCGAAAGCGGTCTGAAGGCGATCAGCGGAATCCAAATGAACGGATTGATGCAATTTGCGATGAATGCGTTCATGGGCTATCTGAACGAGGAGCGTATGGGTGGCATTTTGCAGGGATATCTGTTTGACCGGGTAGAGGACATGAAGCGGGAAGGCAGTGCTCTCCGTTACAAAGTGCTCGATCTGTTGCGAACCCAGGCTATCCGACTGGCGATGAGTGAGAGTGTGCAGGATGGAGTCAACGGCTGGAAGAACAGCATGCTGGATGGATGGAACGCAGAGGAAACCGTGCTGAACAAACTGGTCGAGCTGAGGGAAAAGGCGCTGGCTGCGATGGAAGATGGACAGTATGTGGATACATATGCGCTACCTGCCATTGAGCGTGTTTTGTCTGATTTGCGTTCCGATGAAGCGTTGTTAGCAGGATTGAATGCCAAGATTGTGGAAGGTGTAACAACGCTACTGGAGAAGAACCATTCCAAAATCGGTAACCTTGTGCGCGAAAATGTGGGCAAAATGGACAATGCCTCCCTGGTCTCGCTGATCGAGGACAAAGTAGGGCAGGATCTGCAGTGGATTCGGATTAACGGAGCCGTTACCGGGTTTATAATCGGAATTGCACTGACCGCGCTGCGGATGGTATTGGAATAA
- a CDS encoding YxeA family protein — protein MKKALTILALVLVILTCLWLFFMDPAKLTPDNPAGKTTYYTIVNQSTVNKDDNGRYAYELVGYTDEGKSKTLSFSTSKLLKTGAYLKLYVSTLRGVTHWEEVTADDLPGHAKQLTSK, from the coding sequence ATGAAAAAAGCACTCACCATTCTCGCTTTGGTACTCGTTATTTTAACTTGCCTGTGGCTCTTCTTCATGGACCCGGCCAAACTGACTCCCGATAACCCTGCCGGCAAAACAACCTACTATACCATTGTGAATCAGTCTACGGTCAACAAAGATGATAACGGCAGATATGCCTATGAACTGGTCGGATATACGGACGAGGGAAAATCGAAAACACTGAGCTTCTCTACCAGCAAGCTGCTTAAAACTGGCGCTTACTTGAAACTATATGTATCCACGCTGCGTGGTGTAACACACTGGGAAGAGGTTACGGCAGACGATTTGCCCGGGCATGCAAAACAGTTGACCTCCAAATAG